A window of Ascaphus truei isolate aAscTru1 chromosome 16, aAscTru1.hap1, whole genome shotgun sequence contains these coding sequences:
- the HPRT1 gene encoding hypoxanthine-guanine phosphoribosyltransferase, which translates to MASPCIVLEDDEQGYDLDLFCIPKHYAADLEKVYIPHGLIMDRTERLARDIMKDMGGHHIVALCVLKGGYKFFADLLDYIKALNRNSDKSIPMTVDFIRLKSYCNDQSTGDIKVIGGDDLSTLTGKNVLIVEDIIDTGKTMKTLLAMLKEYNPKMVKVASLLVKRTPRSVGYRPDFVGFEVPDKFVVGYALDYNEYFRDLNHICVISETGKEKYKA; encoded by the exons ATGGCGAGCCCCTGTATTGTG CTTGAGGATGATGAGCAGGGGTACGACCTTGACTTGTTCTGCATTCCTAAGCACTACGCAGCCGATTTGGAAAAAGTCTACATTCCGCACGGCCTTATAATGGACAG GACGGAACGGTTGGCTCGGGACATAATGAAGGACATGGGAGGTCACCACATTGTAGCGCTGTGTGTGCTGAAGGGTGGCTATAAATTCTTTGCTGATCTGCTGGACTACATCAAGGCGCTGAACAGAAACAGCGACAAGTCCATCCCGATGACGGTAGACTTTATCAGGCTGAAAAGTTATTGC AATGATCAGTCTACAGGGGACATAAAGGTTATCGGAGGAGATGATCTTTCTACCTTGACAGGCAAG AATGTCCTGATTGTTGAG GATATTATTGACACTGGGAAAACGATGAAAACGTTGCTTGCGATGTTGAAGGAATACAACCCGAAGATGGTTAAAGTGGCTAG CTTGCTTGTAAAACGGACCCCGCGGAGTGTAGGATACAGGCCCGATT TTGTTGGATTTGAAGTACCAGACAAGTTTGTTGTGGGATACGCCCTAGACTACAATGAATACTTTAGAGATCTGAAT CATATTTGTGTAATTAGCGAGACGGGGAAAGAGAAGTACAAGGCATAA